The Hemicordylus capensis ecotype Gifberg chromosome 6, rHemCap1.1.pri, whole genome shotgun sequence genome window below encodes:
- the GASK1A gene encoding Golgi-associated kinase 1A isoform X2, whose amino-acid sequence MARRPWCRMRLKRSPMAGCCFLLALSVVALTSFSPASLGTYKGFGFHEPRREPQENVARSRHAWMNSSVPVAQQAWLFSHKKGPSPQGRQTLQNPSSVCKPRSKQNSQGEQNSRGLNARRKSKGQIRKQNMAAKISEHSSKLQHKGSPSMKNHENRREFEVPFTLKNAGKYISIYPDTGVEVDLKPQRALASFSPLLQDGKLGALLYLKNCSSGQPTVPQEQHKPDVQTAGAEHQPANLIKAIILDGHSFQSKIDTHGQMEITHSQNRQRAHFLKGGAEGLQKSEWCTEPQDNRRPGSQEGRLRSDKKIMPWFTLDDVQKMKLLATGAIVNKDRIPAHGQILRVALSSHQDAFSHDPQKLCLEGFCGLIKRSTDLYEVLAFHLDRVLGLHRSLPVVARKFSSHLLPYKYTNGATRPIIWWVPDIQHLNDSNNDQNSFALGWQQYQELLRHRCGMEDSRTALGKPPCLTVLHSEWAKLALFDFLLQVHDRLDRYCCGFQPDSFEPCVQEMLHEKCRNPAELFLVHILAGLFIQKQNSTSGCCKG is encoded by the exons GCCCGGAGACCGTGGTGCAGGATGAGGCTGAAGAGATCACCCATGGCTGGATGCTGCTTCTTGCTTGCTCTGTCTGTAGTTGCTCTTACTAGTTTTTCGCCAGCATCCCTGGGCACCTACAAGGGATTTGGTTTCCACGAACCTAGACGTGAGCCACAAGAAAATGTCGCCCGGTCCAGGCATGCTTGGATGAACTCCAGTGTTCCTGTTGCCCAACAAGCATGGCTCTTCAGCCATAAGAAAGGGCCCAGCCCTCAGGGAAGACAAACTCTGCAGAATCCCAGCTCTGTTTGCAAACCAAGGAGCAAGCAAAACAGCCAGGGTGAACAAAATAGTAGAGGGTTAAACGCAAGGAGAAAGTCCAAAGGGCAGATAAGAAAGCAGAACATGGCAGCAAAAATCTCTGAGCACAGCAGCAAACTACAACATAAAGGCTCTCCCTCCATGAAAAACCATGAAAACAGAAGAGAATTTGAGGTCCCCTTTACGCTAAAGAATGCAGGGAAATATATTAGCATCTATCCGGATACAGGGGTGGAGGTAGATTTGAAACCACAAAGGGCGTTGGCTTCCTTCTCTCCCCTTTTACAAGATGGAAAGCTTGGAGCTCTTTTATATCTTAAGAACTGTTCTTCAGGCCAGCCAACTGTACCACAGGAGCAACATAAACCAGATGTGCAGACAGCTGGCGCTGAACACCAGCCCGCCAATTTAATCAAAGCTATTATCTTGGATGGGCATTCCTTCCAGAGCAAGATCGACACTCATGGACAGATGGAGATCACTCATTCTCAGAATCGTCAAAGAGCTCATTTTTTGAAAGGAGGTGCAGAGGGACTGCAGAAATCAGAATGGTGCACAGAGCCTCAAGACAATCGCCGTCCTGGAAGTCAGGAAGGCCGATTGAGATCTGATAAGAAGATCATGCCTTGGTTTACTCTAGATGATGTGCAGAAGATGAAGCTCCTGGCCACTGGTGCAATTGTAAATAAAGACAGAATCCCTGCCCATGGGCAGATACTCAGAGTTGCCCTTTCATCCCACCAAGATGCCTTTTCACATGACCCTCAAAAACTCTGTTTGGAGGGGTTCTGTGGTTTAATCAAAAGGTCCACTGACCTCTATGAGGTTTTGGCTTTCCACTTGGACAGAGTGTTGGGACTGCATCGGAGCCTGCCTGTGGTGGCTAGGAAATTTAGCAGTCACTTGCTACCCTATAAATACACCAATGGTGCTACTAGGCCCATCATATGGTGGGTACCTGATATACAACACCTGAATGATTCAAACAATGACCAGAACTCCTTTGCTCTAGGGTGGCAACAATACCAGGAACTACTGAGGCATCGGTGTGGCATGGAAGATTCCAGAACAGCTCTTGGGAAACCTCCGTGTTTGACTGTCCTACACTCAGAATGGGCCAAATTAGCACtctttgattttcttctccag GTCCATGACCGCCTGGATCGATATTGCTGCGGCTTTCAGCCAGACTCTTTTGAGCCTTGCGTGCAGGAAATGCTTCATGAGAAATGCCGAAACCCTGCAGAACTGTTCTTGGTTCATATCTTG GCAGGCCTCTTCATCCAGAAGCAAAACTCAACTTCAGGCTGCTGCAAGGGATAG
- the GASK1A gene encoding Golgi-associated kinase 1A isoform X1, translating into MARRPWCRMRLKRSPMAGCCFLLALSVVALTSFSPASLGTYKGFGFHEPRREPQENVARSRHAWMNSSVPVAQQAWLFSHKKGPSPQGRQTLQNPSSVCKPRSKQNSQGEQNSRGLNARRKSKGQIRKQNMAAKISEHSSKLQHKGSPSMKNHENRREFEVPFTLKNAGKYISIYPDTGVEVDLKPQRALASFSPLLQDGKLGALLYLKNCSSGQPTVPQEQHKPDVQTAGAEHQPANLIKAIILDGHSFQSKIDTHGQMEITHSQNRQRAHFLKGGAEGLQKSEWCTEPQDNRRPGSQEGRLRSDKKIMPWFTLDDVQKMKLLATGAIVNKDRIPAHGQILRVALSSHQDAFSHDPQKLCLEGFCGLIKRSTDLYEVLAFHLDRVLGLHRSLPVVARKFSSHLLPYKYTNGATRPIIWWVPDIQHLNDSNNDQNSFALGWQQYQELLRHRCGMEDSRTALGKPPCLTVLHSEWAKLALFDFLLQVHDRLDRYCCGFQPDSFEPCVQEMLHEKCRNPAELFLVHILIRRSKPSHLVFIDNAGRPLHPEAKLNFRLLQGIDGFPETAVTVLKSGCLQNMLLQSLYVDEEFWESQGGYEGLQPWLQTIEKRGQILLQYIQEHNLTFIKESSL; encoded by the exons GCCCGGAGACCGTGGTGCAGGATGAGGCTGAAGAGATCACCCATGGCTGGATGCTGCTTCTTGCTTGCTCTGTCTGTAGTTGCTCTTACTAGTTTTTCGCCAGCATCCCTGGGCACCTACAAGGGATTTGGTTTCCACGAACCTAGACGTGAGCCACAAGAAAATGTCGCCCGGTCCAGGCATGCTTGGATGAACTCCAGTGTTCCTGTTGCCCAACAAGCATGGCTCTTCAGCCATAAGAAAGGGCCCAGCCCTCAGGGAAGACAAACTCTGCAGAATCCCAGCTCTGTTTGCAAACCAAGGAGCAAGCAAAACAGCCAGGGTGAACAAAATAGTAGAGGGTTAAACGCAAGGAGAAAGTCCAAAGGGCAGATAAGAAAGCAGAACATGGCAGCAAAAATCTCTGAGCACAGCAGCAAACTACAACATAAAGGCTCTCCCTCCATGAAAAACCATGAAAACAGAAGAGAATTTGAGGTCCCCTTTACGCTAAAGAATGCAGGGAAATATATTAGCATCTATCCGGATACAGGGGTGGAGGTAGATTTGAAACCACAAAGGGCGTTGGCTTCCTTCTCTCCCCTTTTACAAGATGGAAAGCTTGGAGCTCTTTTATATCTTAAGAACTGTTCTTCAGGCCAGCCAACTGTACCACAGGAGCAACATAAACCAGATGTGCAGACAGCTGGCGCTGAACACCAGCCCGCCAATTTAATCAAAGCTATTATCTTGGATGGGCATTCCTTCCAGAGCAAGATCGACACTCATGGACAGATGGAGATCACTCATTCTCAGAATCGTCAAAGAGCTCATTTTTTGAAAGGAGGTGCAGAGGGACTGCAGAAATCAGAATGGTGCACAGAGCCTCAAGACAATCGCCGTCCTGGAAGTCAGGAAGGCCGATTGAGATCTGATAAGAAGATCATGCCTTGGTTTACTCTAGATGATGTGCAGAAGATGAAGCTCCTGGCCACTGGTGCAATTGTAAATAAAGACAGAATCCCTGCCCATGGGCAGATACTCAGAGTTGCCCTTTCATCCCACCAAGATGCCTTTTCACATGACCCTCAAAAACTCTGTTTGGAGGGGTTCTGTGGTTTAATCAAAAGGTCCACTGACCTCTATGAGGTTTTGGCTTTCCACTTGGACAGAGTGTTGGGACTGCATCGGAGCCTGCCTGTGGTGGCTAGGAAATTTAGCAGTCACTTGCTACCCTATAAATACACCAATGGTGCTACTAGGCCCATCATATGGTGGGTACCTGATATACAACACCTGAATGATTCAAACAATGACCAGAACTCCTTTGCTCTAGGGTGGCAACAATACCAGGAACTACTGAGGCATCGGTGTGGCATGGAAGATTCCAGAACAGCTCTTGGGAAACCTCCGTGTTTGACTGTCCTACACTCAGAATGGGCCAAATTAGCACtctttgattttcttctccag GTCCATGACCGCCTGGATCGATATTGCTGCGGCTTTCAGCCAGACTCTTTTGAGCCTTGCGTGCAGGAAATGCTTCATGAGAAATGCCGAAACCCTGCAGAACTGTTCTTGGTTCATATCTTG ATTCGAAGGAGCAAGCCTTCTCACTTAGTATTTATTGACAATGCAGGCAGGCCTCTTCATCCAGAAGCAAAACTCAACTTCAGGCTGCTGCAAGGGATAGATGG GTTTCCCGAGACAGCTGTGACTGTCCTCAAGTCAGGATGTTTACAAAACATGCTTCTACAATCACTGTATGTGGatgaggaattctgggaaagccaaggtggatatgaaggactTCAACCTTGGCTTCAGACCATTGAGAAGAGAGGACAGATCCTGCTGCAGTATATCCAGGAGCACAATTTGACATTCATTAAAGAATCCTCTCTGTAG